The stretch of DNA CCAACGCTCCGACGCTGCGCGCAAAGGGCGTCGTCGACTCCCGCGAATCGATCCGCCGCTACCTCGACATCATCACCGAGGGAACCGTTTCCGCCGACCGGCTCGACGCGTTCGTCGACAAGGGTCCCGAGCTGATGGAACTCCTGGACCGCAGCCCGCACATGAAGCTGTACTGGGTGAAGGGCTACTCCGACTACCACCCGGAGTACGAGGGCGGCCGACCGCTCGGGCGCACCATCGAATGCTTGCCGTTCGACACCCGCGCGCTGAGGGAGGACGAGCGGTTCCAGCGTCCCAACAGCATGAAGGGCCCACTCGGACTGTGGGTGACGTCCAAGGACTACCACGACCTCGCCATGGTCAAGCGCACGTGGAAGGGCCGCAAGGCGTCACTGGTCGCGGCGTGGCGGGTGGCGTCCAACGTGATCCGCCGACGCCACATGGCCACCGGCGGACGCGCACTCGTCGCACGGATGCGGATGGTCCTCGCGGACGCCGGAGTGCCGCTGTGGCTGAAGACGTCGATGACGGAACTGATCGTCGACGACGCCGGAGCGGTCGTCGGTGTGCTCGCCGAGCGCGAGGGACAGGCGGTCCGGATCGGGGCCCGTCGCGGTGTGCTGCTCGCGACCGGCGGGTTCGACCACAACCAGGACATGCGCGCGAAGTACCTGCCCAGGCACGGCGTCCCGGACGTCAGCGCCGGCGCGCGGGAGAACACCGGCGACGGCATCGTCGCCGGCCAGAAACTCGGCGCGGCCGTCGATCTGATGGACGACGCGTGGTGGATGCCGTCGGTGCTGCACCCGATGGGCGCCGTGATCCCGCTGGTGTCGGAGCGGTGCATTCCGCCGTCGGTGATCGTGAACGGCCGGGGCGAACGCTTCACCAACGAATCGTCGCCGTACGTGAACTTCGTGCACGACCAGCTCGCCGGCGGGCACGTCCCCGCGTGGTTCGTGATGGACGGCAAGGCGAAGTCGCGGTACCCGTTCGCGCAGGTGCTGCCGGGTGTGCCGTTCCCGCAGGGCTTCTACGACTCGGGTGTCGTGCACAAGGCCGACACGCTGCGCGACCTCGCCGAGCAGATCGGCGTCAAGGCCGACACCCTCGTCGCGACTGTCGACCGGTTCAACGGATTCGCCCGCACCGGTAAGGACGAGGACTTCGGCCGCGGCGACAGCGCGTACGACCGGTACTACGGCGACCCGACGATGAAGAACCCGTGCCTCGACGAGATCACGCAGGGACCGTTCTACGCGATCCGCTGCGAGGCCGGCGACCTCGGCACCAAGGGCGGCCTCGTCACCGACGCCGACGCGCGGGTGCTCCGCGAGGACGGTTCCGTCATCGACGGCCTGTACGCCACCGGTAACACGTCGGCGTCGGTGATGGGCAACGAATACGCCGGCGCCGGCGCGACCATCGGTCCCGCCATGGTGTTCGGCTACATCGCCGCGCAGCACGCCGCCCACGTGAGTGGCAAAGAGTCCCGGAACACACTTCAGCGCTCACGTGCGGGAGGGGTGGCGTGATGCTGAGCGACGCGCAGAGACTGTCCGCCGCCCACCTGCTGCGGAACGCCGAACGGGACCGCGCGCCCATCGATCCGCTGACCACCGTGTTCCCGGACATCGACGTCGTCGACGCCTACGAGATCGCGCTGTTGAACATCCGCGAACGACTCGCCGCGGGGGAGACGGTGTACGGCCACAAGGTCGGGCTGTCGTCGGAGGTCATGCAGAAGATGATGGGCGTCGACGAGCCCGACTACGGACATCTGCTGTCGAGCATGGTGTACGCGGAGGGGACCCCCATCGACACCGCGCGGTTCTGCTACCCGCGCATCGAGGTGGAGATCGGATACGTCCTCGGCGAGACGCTGCCGGGGGAGGGCTGCACCGAGGCGGACGTGCTCGCGGCCACCGAATACATCGTTCCCAGTATCGAACTGATCGACTCCCGCATCACGGACTGGAAGATCGGGCTCGCCGACACGATCGCCGACAACGCGTCCTCGGCCGGGGTGATCCTCGGCGCCGGCCGGGTGGAACCGGCGAACGTCGACATCGGCGGAATCTCCGCGGTGCTCTTCCGGGGCGACGAGGAGATCGCGCGGGGTGAGGCGTCGGCGGTGCTCGGCAATCCCACGAAGGCCGTGGCCTGGCTGGCGCGGAAGGTCGCGAGCTTCGGGGTGCGACTGGAGGCCGGTCATGTGATCCTGCCCGGTTCGTGCACCCGCGCGATCGACGCCCGGCCCGGCGACTTGTTCCGCGCCGAATTCAGTGACATCGGTTCCGTATCAGTAGAATTCAAGTAAGGCGACAATTGTGACCAAGGCTCTCGCCGCGATCGTCGGATCCGGCAACATCGGCACCGACCTGATGTACAAACTCCTCCGCTCGGAGATCATCGAGCCCCGCTGGATGATCGGCGTCGACCCCGAGAGCGAGGGGCTGAAGCGCGCCGCGGACCGGGGTGTGATCGCCAGCGCCGAGGGCGTCGACTGGCTGCTCGCCCGGGACGAGCGCCCCGACATCGTGTTCGAGGCCACGTCCGCGTACGTCCACCGGGCGAACGCCCCACGCTACCGGGAACTCGGCATCCAGGCCGTCGACCTCACCCCCGCCGCGCTCGGACCCGCGGTCGTGCCCGCCGTGAACATGGGCGAGCACCGGACCGCGCCGAACGTCAACCTCATCACGTGCGGCGGCCAGGCGACCATCCCCATGGTGCACGCCGTCTCCCGGATCACCGACGTGGCGTACGCCGAGATCGTCGCGAGCGTGGCCTCGCCGTCCGCGGGCCCGGGCACCCGCGCGAACATCGACGAGTTCACGATCACCACGAGCCGCGGCATCGAGACGATCGGCGGGGCGAAGAAGGGCAAGGCGATCATCATCCTGAACCCGGCCGAACCGCCGATGTTCATGAAGGACACCGTGTTCTGCTCCATCCCCGCTGACGCCGACCGGGACGCGATCACCGCGTCCATCCACGACGTCGCGGCGTCCGTGCAGGCGTACGTCCCCGGCTACCGCCTGCGCGCCGAACCCCAATTCGACGACCCGACGCCGATTAGCCGCGGACTCGCCCGGGTCGGCATCTTCCTCGAGGTCGAGGGCGCGGGCGACTTCCTGCCGCCCTACTCCGGCAACCTCGACATCATGACCGCCGCCGCCACCAAGGTCGGCGAGAGCTTCGCGACGCAGATCCTCGGCGCGAGCGTCTGAGCGCGTCCGCCCCACTCACACTTCGGAGGAATCCCGATGCCCTACAGTGCTGATCTCGACATCCGGGTGACGGACTCGTCGCTGCGCGACGGCTCCCACGCCAAGCGACACCAGTTCACCGTCGAACACGTCCGCTCCATCGTCGGGGCGCTCGACGCCGCCGGGGTCCCGGTCATCGAGGTCACCCACGGCGACGGACTCGGCGGCTCCTCGTTCAACTACGGCTTCAGCCACACCCCGGAGCAGGAGCTGATCAAGGCCGCCGTGGAGACCGCGGAGCAGGCGAAGATCGCGTTCCTCATGCTCCCCGGACTCGGTGTCCGGTCCGACATCCGCGAGGCCGCGGACAACGGCGCGAGCATCTGCCGCATCGCCACGCACTGCACCGAGGCCGACATCTCCGTGCAGCACTTCGGGCTCGCCCGCGACCTCGGGCTGGAGACGGTCGGCTTCCTCATGATGTCGCACAGCCAGCCGCCGGAGGTCCTCGCGAAGCAGGCCCGGATCATGGCCGACGCCGGCTGCCAGTGCGTCTACGTCGTCGACTCGGCCGGGGCGCTGATCCTGAACGCCGTCAGCGACCGCGTGTCCGCCCTCGTCGCGGAGCTCGGCGACGACGCACAGGTCGGCTTCCACGGGCACGAGAACCTCGGCCTCGGGGTCGCCAACTCGGTGCTCGCCGTCGAGGCCGGCGCCCTGCAGATCGACGGCTCCACCCGGCGTTTCGGTGCCGGAGCGGGCAACACCCCGGTCGAGGCGTTCGCCGCCGTCACCGAGAAACTCGGAATCCGCACGGGCATCGACACTCTGAAGATCATCGACGCCGCCGAGGACGTCGTCCGGCCGATCATGGACGGCGACTGCCTGCTCGACCGGCTGTCGCTGACCATGGGCTACGCGGGGGTGTACTCCAGCTTCCTCAAGCACGCCGACTCGCACGCCAGCCGGTACGGCGTGTCCGGTGCCGAGATCCTCATCGAGGCCGGCCGGCGCAAGCTGGTCGGCGGTCAGGAGGACCAGCTGATCGAGATCGCGCTCGGTCTCGCGGACCGGAAGTCCGCGGAAACCGCAGTCGCCGAGAAGAAGTCCGCCTAGGCGTTCCGCCGGGTACCGACACCAGAAAGCCGAGATCATCATGGGCCAGGTTCTTGACAGGATCGAACAGTACGCGGACGAGATCCGCGCGGAAGGCGCCGAGGGCGACAAGCTGATGCGCCTGTCCGACACGTCCGCGAAGCGGTTGCGCGATTCCGGTGTGATGCGGATGCTGCAGCCGAAGGAGTACGGCGGCTACGAATCCCACCCGCGCGAGTTCGCGGAGACCGCGATGGGCATCGGCGCCATCGACGGGGCCGCGGGCTGGGTCAGCG from Rhodococcus opacus B4 encodes:
- a CDS encoding FAD-binding protein, producing the protein MTESFDCTVDFLVVGSGGGGMAAAITAAHRGLDTLVIDKGATFGGSTAISGGGIWIPNAPTLRAKGVVDSRESIRRYLDIITEGTVSADRLDAFVDKGPELMELLDRSPHMKLYWVKGYSDYHPEYEGGRPLGRTIECLPFDTRALREDERFQRPNSMKGPLGLWVTSKDYHDLAMVKRTWKGRKASLVAAWRVASNVIRRRHMATGGRALVARMRMVLADAGVPLWLKTSMTELIVDDAGAVVGVLAEREGQAVRIGARRGVLLATGGFDHNQDMRAKYLPRHGVPDVSAGARENTGDGIVAGQKLGAAVDLMDDAWWMPSVLHPMGAVIPLVSERCIPPSVIVNGRGERFTNESSPYVNFVHDQLAGGHVPAWFVMDGKAKSRYPFAQVLPGVPFPQGFYDSGVVHKADTLRDLAEQIGVKADTLVATVDRFNGFARTGKDEDFGRGDSAYDRYYGDPTMKNPCLDEITQGPFYAIRCEAGDLGTKGGLVTDADARVLREDGSVIDGLYATGNTSASVMGNEYAGAGATIGPAMVFGYIAAQHAAHVSGKESRNTLQRSRAGGVA
- a CDS encoding 2-keto-4-pentenoate hydratase, encoding MLSDAQRLSAAHLLRNAERDRAPIDPLTTVFPDIDVVDAYEIALLNIRERLAAGETVYGHKVGLSSEVMQKMMGVDEPDYGHLLSSMVYAEGTPIDTARFCYPRIEVEIGYVLGETLPGEGCTEADVLAATEYIVPSIELIDSRITDWKIGLADTIADNASSAGVILGAGRVEPANVDIGGISAVLFRGDEEIARGEASAVLGNPTKAVAWLARKVASFGVRLEAGHVILPGSCTRAIDARPGDLFRAEFSDIGSVSVEFK
- a CDS encoding acetaldehyde dehydrogenase (acetylating); its protein translation is MVTKALAAIVGSGNIGTDLMYKLLRSEIIEPRWMIGVDPESEGLKRAADRGVIASAEGVDWLLARDERPDIVFEATSAYVHRANAPRYRELGIQAVDLTPAALGPAVVPAVNMGEHRTAPNVNLITCGGQATIPMVHAVSRITDVAYAEIVASVASPSAGPGTRANIDEFTITTSRGIETIGGAKKGKAIIILNPAEPPMFMKDTVFCSIPADADRDAITASIHDVAASVQAYVPGYRLRAEPQFDDPTPISRGLARVGIFLEVEGAGDFLPPYSGNLDIMTAAATKVGESFATQILGASV
- the dmpG gene encoding 4-hydroxy-2-oxovalerate aldolase, with the translated sequence MPYSADLDIRVTDSSLRDGSHAKRHQFTVEHVRSIVGALDAAGVPVIEVTHGDGLGGSSFNYGFSHTPEQELIKAAVETAEQAKIAFLMLPGLGVRSDIREAADNGASICRIATHCTEADISVQHFGLARDLGLETVGFLMMSHSQPPEVLAKQARIMADAGCQCVYVVDSAGALILNAVSDRVSALVAELGDDAQVGFHGHENLGLGVANSVLAVEAGALQIDGSTRRFGAGAGNTPVEAFAAVTEKLGIRTGIDTLKIIDAAEDVVRPIMDGDCLLDRLSLTMGYAGVYSSFLKHADSHASRYGVSGAEILIEAGRRKLVGGQEDQLIEIALGLADRKSAETAVAEKKSA